The sequence GCGTTAACGTTAAAAACGAAGGTATCACAGATGATTCCGATCACGAGCTCTGGAAGTTACTCTGTGGAAGAACCCACCAGGCACACTGGATGCGAAAAAAGAACTGACAATGGAACTGCCTGATGGTGTTTACGTACAAACGTAAGTTTGGGTACGTAGATTTCATCGAGGGCAAAGATTAAACTGTAGCAGAAACAGTATTCAAGGCTGCTTACAGAGAAGGGTGACTACGAAACATTCGATTTCGCTAGAAGAACTCTGAAAGCAACAGATGAAAACCTGATAAAGACGGCGGCAACTGGATTCACACTGACACTGTTGCTGAACCCGGCTTCACAGGCGACGTTACTCTGAAAGTAGACGGCGCTGGCATGGATAGGCTCAGGAAGTAAAGATTGCTAGTGTTTGTATCCCCTTACACAGTAGAAGCTTCTCAGAATGACCTGATCATCGCTACAGAAACACAAAGGTTCTACCAACATCGTTGTGAAGGAAGCTGAAGATGGTCTGTGGAAGAAGGGCTCCCGAATTCAAATTCAGCCTTGACAGAAATATCGACACTGAAGATGATGCTACTTACACATAGACGACAAGTCCGATATGGAAGTTAAGAAGATCAAAAACGATCTGGCTTCAGAGTTGACAAAGGAATCCGGCGATGCAGCAACAGTAACAATCTCCGACATCTCTCTGTACATGAGCAGAAGCCTGGCAGCAGGTGCTTACGATCTGCACTGGATACAAAAGGTTTCCGATGAATTCATGGATCAGGCAATCTGGCTCCCATGGAGTGAAGGCAGAAAAGAAGCAAAAGTTAAATACCAGTACTACAACAACGATGACAACTTCAAGCACGTTGTTAAAGAAGGTTTCGTACAACATCATCACAGCTGGTAGAGACCAGGATGATGCTTCCTTCACAAAGAAGGTAGTAGTTCCGTTGGCGAAAAATACATCATCGCAGGTGAAACAGGTTGCTCTGGATGTACCCGCTTACATCTCCGCTGCAGGCTACACAATGCTGCCCGTAAGAGCAGTGCTACAGCACGGGTATCAACAACAAACAACGTTCTGTGGAGCACAGGCTTCCAGAACAGTAACAACCTGTATGTATGGTCAGAGAATCATCACTATGGTTGCAGGCCAGAAGGTTGTTACAGTTAACGGTAACACAATCCCCCGCATCCGCTACAGTACAGATCAAAGGACGGCAGAACATTCCTGCCTATGAGAGATCTGGCTACAGCTCTGGGCGTAACAGACAATCACATGGGATGCAGCTACAAAGACAGCTACAATGAACGGTAACCAGAATAAGTAATTATTCTTTCCTTCATTCTAACTGAATCAGTAGAATCTCTAAGGACACTCCGAAAGGAGTGTCCTTTCTTTTGCATCTTTTTTGCATAAAAAAAGACCTGTTTCTCACAGGTCTTATTTTCTTTAGCGGAAGGTTTTCGCAAGCGCCTTATCGCCTGCTGCTCCGCAAGCAGCGTTTCCCCATGCTCCGCAGGTAAATATTCGCCAGTGGCGTGGAAATGTGCTTCTGACCGTATTCCTTCAAAATGCGCTCCGCATCCTCTGCGGTTTCCTCCGTGGTGTATGGTATCCCCCTGCATCACAAGGAAAACTTCCCATCGTTCTGTATAAACCGCATTTCGCCTTAAATTGTCGCCATCCATATGTCATGGATTCACGCCATCCTCGTTCTTTTCCTCTTCGCCCTTTTGCAGATAAAGAATGTACCTCTGGCTGCCATTATCAAAGCCCATATCCGTATCCACTTTCATATAAAGCGGCTCCTTCACGAAGGTTACGGTTCCCTTCGTAGTCATGCTGCCCCTTCCTGCGTTGTTCATTGCAATCGTGGCATCAAAATTCGCCGTAAAGCTGTCCTGTCCTGCAAGTGCCGTTTTTGCCGCCTGCACATATTCCTCCGCAGAGCCGAGCGCCGCCTCCTGTGTACCTGCGCCACAGCCGGATAAAACCAGACAGACAATAATAAAAGTCATACCCAATCCTCTGCTTTTTCTTTGTTTCTTCATAGGGATTCCTCCTTCATGCCTTCGCGCCGCAGCCCGACAAAAGGCAACAGAACACCGCTTTTCTCAATCCGATTGTAGCGTAAATCTCCACTCATTGCAAGTAAGTTCCCCCTTTCTTCATAAAATTCTAAGAAAATTGTAAGAATTGAGGGATAATTCTCCACTTCACAGATACTGATACCTCTTTCGCAGGGCGGAGAAAGCACCTATGGTAATCAGGATAGAGGCAAGCTCCGCCACCGTAATGGCGCACCAAACGCCATCCAAGCCAAAAAAGAGAGGCAAAATCAAAACTGCCGCCACCTCAAAAACAACTGTACGCAGGAAGGAAATTGCCGCAGAAACCATCCCGTTGTTCAATGCCGTAAAGAAGGACGAACCGAAAATATTAAAGCCGCTCAAAAGGAAGGAAACCGCATAAAAGCGAAGTCCTCTCACAGTCATGGCATAAAGCTGTGCATCATAGCCGACAAAAAGCCCCGAAAGCACGCCGGCAAAAAGCACCCCTATCGAAAGCAGCACAATGCCTGTCCCCAAAAGCAGCTTCAGGCTCTTTTTCAGCACATTCTGCAGCTCCGCCTTCTTCCCCGCACCATAGTTGAAGGCAACGATGGGCGCAGAGCCATAGGCATAACCCAGATAAATCGCAATAAAATAAAATTGACATATAGAATCACGCCATACGCCGCCACGCCGTTTTCCCCCGCAACCTTCATCAGCTGTGCATTATAGAGCATTCCCACCGAGGACATGGAAATATTCGACACCAGCTCGGAGGAGCCATTCGTACAGGCATGAAATAATGCGCCGCCCATCAGCCTTGTTTTCACCAGAGAAAGCTTGCTGCTGTTTTTCCTTGCAAAATAAACAAAGGGAATCAAGCCGCCGACACATTGCCCCAATGCCGTTGCCACCGCCGCACCTGCCACGCCCCAGCCAAGCACCGCAATAAACAGCGCATCCAAAACCATATTCGTCAGCCCTGCGGCAATCGTTACAATTAAGCCAAGCTGCGGCTTTTCCGCTGCAATCAGAAAGTTCTGGAACATATTTTCCAGCATATAAAAGGGAATCCCCAAAAGCACAAGCCTCCCGTAAATCATGCCGTAGCCAAGCATGGCATCATCTGCGCCCATTTTAAGAAGGATTTTTTTCAACGCCGCAATGCCGAGCATCGTCAGCACAAGCCCCAAGCCAATCGCAAAATAAATCAGCATGGAAAAAATCCGATTTGCCTCCTCCTGCTTGCCCTCTCCCAAGGTTTTCGCCACAAGGGCAGTGCCGCCTGTCCCCAGCATAAAGCCGAAGGCACCCAAAACCAATGTGAAGGGGATCACAAGATTGACTGCCGCAAAGGCGGTTTTCCCAACAAAATTGGAAACAAACAGCCCATCGACCACGCCATAAATCGAGGTCAGAATCATCATGGCAACCGAAGGGATGACAAACCGAATCAGCCTGCGATAGGTAAAATGATCCGATAATTGGATATTCATACGTCTTCTCTCCTTTTCAATTCAAAAAAACAGCCCGGTTATTTGCATAACCGAGCGCACTCGACATCTTTTCAACTTTGTAATTGCGACTACAAGTTCTCCGATGAAGATATATTTTATTTGATGATGACTATTGTAACAGAAATAAAGGTGCTGTCAATCCCCTTTCTTATGCCCTTATGCCAAATCCACGCCAGCAATATGCCGGATAACCTCTCCTGCCAGAATCATGCCTGCCACCGGCGGCACAAAGGAAAGACTTCCGGGAATCTGTCGTTTGCCCGTCTCCTGCGATTCTGCCGGCTTTTGGGGCAGCTCCTTAGAATAAACCACCTTCACGCCGCGAATGCCGCGCACCTTCAATTCCTTCCGCATCACCTTCGCCAGCGGACAGACGCTTGTTTTGGAGATATCCGCCACCTCAAAACGGGTCGGGTCAAATTTATTTCCTGTCCCCATGGAGCTGATAACCTCTGTCCCCGCTTTTTTCGCTTCTTCTATCAGAATCAGCTTGGAGGTCACCGTATCAATCGCATCCACAATGTAATCATACGAAGCAAAATCCAGCAAATCCCTGTTTTCCGCACCGTAAACCACAGGATATTCCACCACCTCGGTCTCCGGCAGAATCTCATGAATTCGCTCTGCCATGACAGACGTTTTCCTTCTGCCAATCGTTTTCTGCGTTGCAATCAGCTGACGGTTGATATTTGTCAGGCTTACCACATCTCCATCCACAAGGGCAAGGTGTCCCACGCCGCCTCTTGCCAGTGCCTCTGCCACAAAGGAGCCGACACCACCAATACCGAACACTGCCACACGCGCCTTTCTCAGTTTTTCTATGCCTTCCTCTCCCAGAAGCAGCTCCGCTCTGGAAAATTCATTCAATTCGCTCATATCATTCCTCTCATTCCTTTGGTTCTCTCAGCTCCTTGGGCAGCTTTTCCCCCAAGGCAGCCGCTCATACAAACGGAAAATCTTTCGCACAATGCTGTCGCCGCCATGTCCCTTTAACTGCCGCTTCGCCGCCGCCTTTGCTTCCGCTTCGGCATCCGCAGTTGCATAGGAAAGCTGTGCAGAGGTCAGCATGGAAAGATCGTTTCGGTTGCTGCCAAAGGCAACACATTTCTTCTGCGGGATTTCCTCCATCAGCCGCTCCAGCATATATTTCTTCGTTGCATTTTTATGATAAATCTTCAAATGACAGTATGTCTCCGGCGTTTCCGATTTATCCCGCAGGAAAAGCAGCTCCTGTTCGGTATCCATCTCTTTTAGTTCTGCCTCCAGTGCATCCGCATCCGCATCCTGCAGCACCAGCAGGATATACACCACAACACCATCCTCCGGCATTTCTCCATAAATATAATTGCGGTAAGGCGATCGGCGGTTAGAAAGATACAATTCTCGTTCCACCTCATTTTTAAATTCGCCAAAATAAATCAAAAGCACATTTTGCCAGACCACGTTCAGGAAATAATGATACTCCTTCTCCTTCACAAGGGTGCAGATTCTGTCCACCCATTCCTTCGGCAGTCCGCTTGTCGCACGGTATCGCTTATCCTTCACATCATACAGCACCGCCCCATCCATCGCGATAACAGGCAGGCGCAAATCAAGCCCCTTTAAATCCGCCATCAGCGAAGCGGGTGTACGCTCTGTCGCAATGGTAAACGGCAGGCCATCCTGCAAAAGCTGATTCAGCTCAAAGGAGGCATAGGGCGAAATACCGTTTTTTTCATCGTATAATGCCCCGTCAAAGCCCGTCACAAAGAGATAGTTCTCTGTCCTTTTCCGTGGCAGATGCAGATTATTGACCCCCAGAGAAACCAGAATCCCGATAATCGTTTCAACAGAACGATTGATTGCCCCCTCCAGCGGTGTATACCCACATTAGAGAGGCAGACACTCAGCAGTACAATCCCTGCCAGCGCAGAAGCACCCGTGCGCTTCAATAAAACCGTCACATACATCACAGGAATGACCGCAAAGGAAATCACCAGATATCGCAGGATACGCACCTGATAGGGAATATATTGGATCAGATACAGCACCAGAAGCGCAAAGACCGCCCCAAGCAGTGTGCCGATAATACGGTTTATGGAAACCTGTATGCTGTTTTCCGCATAGGGCTGCATACAGATAATCGCGGCAATCGTAGAAAAAATCGGTACGCCTTCCTCTCCGCGCAGAACATAAAGAAAAAAGCAGATGGCAACCGCCAATGCTGTTTTCACCATACGCATACCGACTCTCGGAATATTTGCAACCATAGGATTTCACTCCTTTTCGCTGTTCTTATTGGCAAAGTATAGAGGAAATCCCTTCTTTCTGTCAAGCTATCTGCCAAAAAAATGCAGGAAAATGCTTATTTTACACGGTTTCCCCCTCAC is a genomic window of Anaerotignum faecicola containing:
- a CDS encoding stalk domain-containing protein; amino-acid sequence: MAKNTSSQVKQVALDVPAYISAAGYTMLPVRAVLQHGYQQQTTFCGAQASRTVTTCMYGQRIITMVAGQKVVTVNGNTIPRIRYSTDQRTAEHSCL
- a CDS encoding MATE family efflux transporter, giving the protein MCQFYFIAIYLGYAYGSAPIVAFNYGAGKKAELQNVLKKSLKLLLGTGIVLLSIGVLFAGVLSGLFVGYDAQLYAMTVRGLRFYAVSFLLSGFNIFGSSFFTALNNGMVSAAISFLRTVVFEVAAVLILPLFFGLDGVWCAITVAELASILITIGAFSALRKRYQYL
- a CDS encoding MATE family efflux transporter produces the protein MNIQLSDHFTYRRLIRFVIPSVAMMILTSIYGVVDGLFVSNFVGKTAFAAVNLVIPFTLVLGAFGFMLGTGGTALVAKTLGEGKQEEANRIFSMLIYFAIGLGLVLTMLGIAALKKILLKMGADDAMLGYGMIYGRLVLLGIPFYMLENMFQNFLIAAEKPQLGLIVTIAAGLTNMVLDALFIAVLGWGVAGAAVATALGQCVGGLIPFVYFARKNSSKLSLVKTRLMGGALFHACTNGSSELVSNISMSSVGMLYNAQLMKVAGENGVAAYGVILYVNFILLRFIWVMPMALRPSLPSTMVRGRRRSCRMC
- a CDS encoding FUSC family protein, which produces MVANIPRVGMRMVKTALAVAICFFLYVLRGEEGVPIFSTIAAIICMQPYAENSIQVSINRIIGTLLGAVFALLVLYLIQYIPYQVRILRYLVISFAVIPVMYVTVLLKRTGASALAGIVLLSVCLSNVGIHRWRGQSIVLLKRLSGFWFLWGSIICICHGKGQRTISL
- a CDS encoding tRNA threonylcarbamoyladenosine dehydratase, producing MSELNEFSRAELLLGEEGIEKLRKARVAVFGIGGVGSFVAEALARGGVGHLALVDGDVVSLTNINRQLIATQKTIGRRKTSVMAERIHEILPETEVVEYPVVYGAENRDLLDFASYDYIVDAIDTVTSKLILIEEAKKAGTEVISSMGTGNKFDPTRFEVADISKTSVCPLAKVMRKELKVRGIRGVKVVYSKELPQKPAESQETGKRQIPGSLSFVPPVAGMILAGEVIRHIAGVDLA
- a CDS encoding HAD hydrolase family protein, with protein sequence MTGFDGALYDEKNGISPYASFELNQLLQDGLPFTIATERTPASLMADLKGLDLRLPVIAMDGAVLYDVKDKRYRATSGLPKEWVDRICTLVKEKEYHYFLNVVWQNVLLIYFGEFKNEVERELYLSNRRSPYRNYIYGEMPEDGVVVYILLVLQDADADALEAELKEMDTEQELLFLRDKSETPETYCHLKIYHKNATKKYMLERLMEEIPQKKCVAFGSNRNDLSMLTSAQLSYATADAEAEAKAAAKRQLKGHGGDSIVRKIFRLYERLPWGKSCPRS